The Porites lutea chromosome 4, jaPorLute2.1, whole genome shotgun sequence genome contains a region encoding:
- the LOC140935616 gene encoding pantetheinase-like produces MIKIQALKAVTFLLFCNVVASVNIEKDTGVSEFVAAVYEHAFVRVENRTTVRPRKEARAIIMQNMDMYEEQMQKAKQQNASIIVFPEYGLTGFGYTRDSFKPFLENIPDPQKVNWNACQDQEANSTTPILYRLSCLAKTYDMYLVVNMGDIKQCNNSIDEHCPADGRYQYNTNVAFDNKGKLVARYHKQHPFLNEMKVVDRPVKPEYITFETPFGKVGTFICFDVLFHNPAIPLVTEHQIDHVVFPTAWFDVLPLFAAIGFHGSWAQGMQVNFLAANTHVPAFLSTGSGIYSPTGVKKYYRSLSANGSLSVATLPKNPRSRQRDVPEVNNKEIQAMKASEDSFFSDLFGDLFLFRELTRPEGALDVCYNDSDVCCSLTYKMAGKRADELYALGVFDGLHTKEGQYYLRICALIKCHGLNRDSCGKRTYNASTIFDSFTLRGQLKTPYIFPQVVADGVSLLPGEWDHGMPVTQMQTKQKLSKGLLTAALFGRVYKLDDGSVNPTEVSLATPLVSSKCFLAALLLVKACQFVF; encoded by the exons ATGATCAAGATACAAGCACTGAAGGCAGtaacatttttgctgttttgtaaCGTGGTCGCGAGTGTCAATATAGAGAAGGATACTGGTGTGTCTGAGTTTGTGGCAGCTGTGTACGAACATGCTTTTGTCAGAGTGGAAAACAGAACGACCGTACGCCCCCGGAAAGAAGCAAGGGCGATCATCATGCAAAACATGGATATGTATGAAGAACAAATGCAAAAAGCTAAACAGCAG aatgctAGTATCATCGTGTTTCCCGAATATGGCTTGACCGGGTTTGGCTATACACGTGATTCCTTTAAACCCTTCCTGGAAAACATTCCAGACCCACAAAAGGTTAACTGGAATGCGTGCCAAGATCAAGAGGCAAACTCCACTACACCTATCTTATACCGCCTCAGCTGCCTGGCTAAGACCTACGATATGTACCTTGTGGTCAATATGGGAGACATAAAACAATGTAATAACAGCATTGATGAACATTGCCCAGCTGATGGCCGCTACCAATACAATACAAACGTGGCGTTTGATAACAAAGGCAAACTTGTGGCGAGATATCACAAGCAGCACCCTTTCTTGAACGAGATGAAAGTTGTCGACCGTCCAGTCAAGCCTGAATACATCACCTTCGAAACTCCTTTCGGAAAAGTTGGAACATTCATTTGCTTTGATGTCCTGTTTCATAACCCTGCAATACCATTGGTAACTGAGCATCAAATTGATCACGTGGTCTTTCCCACGGCTTGGTTTGATGTTCTCCCTCTGTTTGCAGCCATTGGATTTCACGGCTCGTGGGCTCAAGGAATGCAAGTAAATTTCCTAGCGGCCAACACTCATGTACCAGCGTTCTTAAGCACAGGTAGTGGTATCTATAGTCCCACTGGAGTTAAAAAATACTACAGAAGCCTTTCCGCCAATGGTTCTCTCTCGGTTGCCACCTTGCCGAAAAACCCGAGGAGTAGGCAGAGAGATGTGCCTGAGGTCAACAATAAAGAGATACAGGCAATGAAAGCCAGCGAAGACTCGTTCTTCTCCGATTTGTTTGGTGATTTGTTCTTGTTCAGAGAGTTAACCAGACCTGAAGGCGCTTTGGATGTTTGTTACAATGATAGTGACGTCTGCTGCTCTCTCACCTACAAGATGGCAGGCAAACGCGCCGACGAACTGTACGCTTTGGGCGTCTTTGACGGTCTTCACACCAAAGAGGGACAATATTACTTACGAATCTGCGCCCTCATTAAATGTCATGGATTAAATCGCGACTCGTGTGGAAAACGCACATATAACGCAAGCACGATCTTCGACTCTTTCACTCTCCGAGGACAGTTAAAGACGCCATATATTTTTCCGCAGGTGGTGGCCGATGGCGTTTCTCTTCTCCCTGGAGAATGGGACCATGGTATGCCTGTCACGCAGATGCAGACCAAGCAAAAACTGTCAAAAGGTCTGTTGACTGCAGCTCTGTTTGGACGAGTCTATAAACTGGATGACGGCTCGGTTAACCCCACCGAGGTATCCCTCGCCACACCCCTTGTGTCGTCCAAGTGCTTCCTTGCTGCCTTGCTGTTAGTGAAGGCTTGTCAGTTTGTGTTTTGA
- the LOC140935615 gene encoding E3 ubiquitin-protein ligase DZIP3-like, whose product MASDSSVPTSTKETTNYARLCRVLVDLGTCALRDCFDAIFTPLTLHKVLAASQPALQSLRSRTIINVTQWGNLFPSTPASVSSTDFDITLLMILFRNICGMAPPLTGWDALPAAKDVSREADIARIKYFRNCIYAHADHASIDDVTFDEYWKEIRDTLVRLGGVKYKVRDEKCFGVLFEH is encoded by the coding sequence ATGGCTTCTGATTCATCTGTACCTAcatcaacaaaagaaacaacCAATTATGCCAGGCTATGTCGTGTTCTTGTCGATTTGGGAACTTGTGCCCTCAGGGATTGCTTTGATGCCATCTTCACACCACTAACTCTTCACAAGGTCTTGGCAGCTAGTCAACCCGCATTGCAGTCTCTTAGATCACGAACAATCATCAATGTCACACAATGGGGAAATCTCTTTCCTTCAACCCCTGCTTCAGTGTCCTCAACAGATTTCGACATCACCTTACTCATGATTCTTTTTAGAAACATATGTGGTATGGCTCCACCACTCACGGGATGGGACGCCCTGCCTGCAGCCAAGGACGTCAGCCGTGAAGCAGACATTGCACGAATTAAATACTTCAGAAACTGCATTTATGCTCATGCCGATCACGCTTCTATCGATGATGTAACTTTCGACGAATACTGGAAGGAGATTCGAGACACTCTAGTACGACTAGGAGGAGTTAAATACAAAGTGagagatgaaaaatgttttggcgTTTTGTTTGAACACTGA
- the LOC140935617 gene encoding uncharacterized protein isoform X2 has protein sequence MCAANVEGFAYLCFFDDGSWFQGILLTEDKKQYGVMGETCDPPEEGFAECCFEDEPLFYKITVIDHEANDDKVFKHVMKTGGDNCTLTSSELDFETEELLVGAKAERHVMKYCRQELRGRESVVCSGRMSLHQSDETNE, from the exons ATGTGCGCTGCGAATGTGGAGGGGTTTGCTTACTTGTGTTTCTTTGACGATGGCTCTTGGTTTCAG GGCATTCTTTTGACAGAGGATAAAAAGCAGTATGGCGTGATGGGAGAAA CATGTGATCCACCAGAGGAGGGGTTTGCTGAATGCTGTTTTGAGGATGAACCACTGTTTTACAAGATCACTGTGATTGACCATGAAGCTAATGATGACAAA GTATTCAAGCATGTAATGAAGACGGGAGGGGATAATTGCACCCTTACTTCCAGCGAGCTGGACTTTGAAACTGAGGAGCTCTTGGTTGGAGCCAAG GCAGAAAGGCACGTAATGAAGTACTGCCGACAAGAGTTGAGAGGAAGAGAGAGTGTAGTTTGCTCAGGACGCATGTCACTTCATCAAAGCGATGAGACAAACGAATGA
- the LOC140935617 gene encoding uncharacterized protein isoform X1 yields the protein MCAANVEGFAYLCFFDDGSWFQGILLTEDKKQYGVMGETCDPPEEGFAECCFEDEPLFYKITVIDHEANDDKVSQSEVFKHVMKTGGDNCTLTSSELDFETEELLVGAKAERHVMKYCRQELRGRESVVCSGRMSLHQSDETNE from the exons ATGTGCGCTGCGAATGTGGAGGGGTTTGCTTACTTGTGTTTCTTTGACGATGGCTCTTGGTTTCAG GGCATTCTTTTGACAGAGGATAAAAAGCAGTATGGCGTGATGGGAGAAA CATGTGATCCACCAGAGGAGGGGTTTGCTGAATGCTGTTTTGAGGATGAACCACTGTTTTACAAGATCACTGTGATTGACCATGAAGCTAATGATGACAAAGTAAGTCAGTCCGAG GTATTCAAGCATGTAATGAAGACGGGAGGGGATAATTGCACCCTTACTTCCAGCGAGCTGGACTTTGAAACTGAGGAGCTCTTGGTTGGAGCCAAG GCAGAAAGGCACGTAATGAAGTACTGCCGACAAGAGTTGAGAGGAAGAGAGAGTGTAGTTTGCTCAGGACGCATGTCACTTCATCAAAGCGATGAGACAAACGAATGA
- the LOC140933511 gene encoding uncharacterized protein: protein MASVTASTSSTKETTNYARLCRVIVDVGTCALRDCFDTICSPPTLHTVLTANHRALHSLRSRKIINATQWGKLFPAVPASVSSRDFDITLLMILFRNICGLAPPLTGWDALPAATDVSREADIARIKYFRNSIYAHAEHVSVDDATFNKCWKEIRDTLERLGGATYKVAIDKLEFCSMDPVMEHHYKELLHQWKHDEDNIKDELKEIGTDVKEIGTDVKEIGTDVKEIGTDVKDLTKKLDEFVASTGTPAGQSNDEDGNGPKMEEILDTTLMCRETFHEKELLTSFCKQCKVCICDKCRQTRHNYHNLVDIHQAAEETKVDIEEIVKEMTREIAYHTERVERTRESLRRSRDRIATARNKVVKCVQDLIRLLQEHEKTMLTSLEAIDGKEQREHKVQLDHFEISRNQLQEHVERCKGILQRKRSAEILQAHNVLIGRSRELLNAEKLNIYKPSHVRFEKCKEHVENVRRAVPAVGRVVVSNTDPLQSVAEGTGLQEGDVGSQASFKVTTKDAGGDQCYDKNDKIYITVRSPAGEEESCCMSALSENGEYSATYFPKYAGQHEFFIVVNGDPLAGSPWRVHVTSHRYKPMFSFDSYGKKRRKLKCPCSVAVNDYNYVAVADRKKVQLFDINGTYQSEIVSFENNVPLSVAFTASSEIVVVASKTIFSFNTLEKPAVRRKFTIKHLKSPQHLTIERTGDRRMVVCDKRDRTVKVLSSDGSQLLLTISDPDGRLPRCAMCHQNRFYVLYIDANNVSVFDDNGKLLYSIGTSETGDEQLDSPVSLAVDRFYNLVVCDEKAGLQIFTLDGKFLSKIEGVHPGLNSPNSVAVSSDGRLFVTDKNENCVRVFQ, encoded by the exons ATGGCGTCTGTGACAGCTTCAACTTCTTCTACAAAAGAAACAACTAACTATGCTAGGCTATGCCGTGTTATTGTCGATGTGGGCACTTGTGCCCTGAGGGATTGCTTTGATACCATCTGCTCACCACCGACTCTTCACACGGTCTTGACAGCCAATCATCGCGCATTGCATTCTTTGAGATCACGAAAGATCATCAATGCCACACAATGGGGAAAGCTTTTTCCTGCAGTCCCTGCGTCAGTATCTTCAAGAGATTTCGACATCACTTTACTCATGATTCTTTTTAGAAACATATGTGGTCTGGCTCCACCACTCACTGGATGGGACGCCCTGCCTGCGGCCACGGACGTCAGCCGTGAAGCAGACATTGCACGAATCAAATACTTCAGGAATAGCATTTATGCTCATGCCGAACACGTTTCTGTTGATGATGCAACATTCAACAAATGCTGGAAGGAAATCCGAGACACTCTAGAACGACTAGGAGGAGCTACATACAAG GTCGCTATTGACAAGCTGGAATTTTGCTCCATGGATCCTGTTATGGAGCACCATTACAAAGAACTCCTTCATCAGTGGAAGCACGATGAAGATAACATAAAAGATGAATTGAAAGAAATTGGCACCGACGTAAAAGAAATTGGTACCGACGTAAAAGAAATTGGCACCGACGTAAAAGAAATTGGTACCGACGTAAAAGACCTAACAAAGAAGCTTGATGAGTTTGTGGCATCAACTGGGACTCCTGCGGGACAATCAAATGATGAAGATG GGAATGGCCCAAAAATGGAGGAGATATTAGACACAACTCTGATGTGCAGAGAGACATTTCACGAAAAAGAACTGCTGACGTCTTTCTGTAAACAGTGCAAGGTGTGTATTTGTGATAAGTGTAGACAAACTCGTCACAATTATCACAACTTAGTGGATATCCACCAAGCCGCAGAAGAGACCAAAGTGGATATCGAGGAAATTGTAAAAGAAATGACAAGAGAAATTGCTTATCACACGGAGCGTGTGGAAAGAACAAGGGAATCCTTGAGAAGAAGCAGAGATAGGATAGCCACAGCACGCAATAAAGTAGTAAAATGTGTTCAAGATCTTATTCGACTTTTACAAGAACATGAAAAAACCATGTTAACCAGTTTAGAGGCCATTGATGGAAAAGAGCAAAGAGAGCACAAAGTACAACTAGACCATTTCGAAATTTCTAGGAATCAATTACAAGAGCATGTCGAGCGGTGCAAAGGTATCTTACAGAGGAAGAGAAGCGCTGAAATTCTGCAAGCGCATAATGTTCTTATTGGGCGGTCTAGAGAGCTTCTAAATGCGGAGAAACTGAACATTTATAAGCCATCGCATGTCAGATTCGAAAAATGTAAAGAGCATGTGGAGAATGTGAGACGCGCAGTCCCGGCGGTGGGTCGAGTTGTTGTTAGTAACACAGATCCTTTGCAGTCAGTGGCTGAAGGAACAGGGTTGCAAGAAGGAGACGTCGGAAGCCAAGCAAGTTTCAAAGTCACGACAAAAGATGCTGGAGGAGACCAGTGCTACGATAAAAACGATAAGATTTACATTACAGTTCGATCACCCGCAGGAGAAGAAGAATCCTGCTGCATGAGTGCACTCAGTGAAAATGGCGAGTATAGCGCCACTTATTTTCCAAAATATGCTGGACAACATGAATTCTTTATTGTGGTTAACGGTGATCCACTGGCTGGTAGTCCATGGCGTGTTCATGTGACTTCACATCGTTACAAACCGATGTTTTCCTTTGATTCATATGGCAAAAAGCGAAGAAAGTTAAAATGTCCCTGTTCTGTTGCAGTaaatgactataattatgttgCAGTTGCCGACAGGAAAAAGGTACAGCTATTTGACATAAACGGAACGTACCAGAGCGAAATTGTAAGTTTTGAGAACAACGTACCCTTATCAGTGGCATTCACCGCGTCATCTGAAATTGTTGTCGTTGCTTCTAAAAcgattttttctttcaatacaCTAGAAAAACCCGCTGTAAGAAGAAAATTCACCATCAAACACCTAAAATCACCACAGCACCTGACAATTGAACGTACAGGTGATAGGCGCATGGTggtgtgtgacaagcgtgaccgTACAGTCAAGGTTCTGTCTTCTGATGGCTCGCAGCTGCTACTCACCATTAGTGACCCTGACGGTCGCCTTCCGCGCTGTGCAATGTGTCATCAGAATAGGTTTTATGTTTTATATATTGATGCAAATAATGTTTCTGTGTTCGATGATAATGGCAAGCTTCTGTACAGCATCGGCACTTCAGAGACTGGTGACGAACAACTGGATTCTCCTGTTAGTCTTGCGGTTGACCGGTTTTATAACCTGGTGGTGTGTGATGAGAAGGCAGGGCTACAGATATTTACTCTTGACGGaaaatttttaagcaaaatagaAGGAGTGCACCCTGGGCTTAATTCACCTAATTCCGTTGCTGTTTCAAGTGATGGCCGGCTTTTTGTTACTGATAAAAACGAAAACTGTGTGCGCGTTTTCCAGTGA